The DNA region GAGCTCGGCGGAGGAGGTCAGCCGGGCCAGGTCCGGCGTGAAGAAGCGATGCTTGGCGAGGTGGTCCACAAGGAAGGTCGGCGTGCCCGTCTCGAACCAGAAGGGCCTGAACTGGCGCTCCTGGAAGAGCAGCAGCAGGTCGAAGGGGTTATAAACGGCCTCGCCCATCCAGTTGTAGCCGTTGTACCAGCGCCGCAGCTCCTCGCGCTCGAGACCCTCGAGTTCGGGGGCGAAGACCGTGTCGACATCGTGGTCCTGGTAGCCGCAAAGCGCGGAGTACTCGGGGCTGAGGGTGATGTCCCGCAGGTTGTTCAGCCCCGAGAACAGGCTGACCTTCGAGAACTTGCTCACGCCCGTGATGAAGACGAAACGCAGGTGCGCGTCTGCCCCCTTGAGGACCGCGTACAGGTCGCGCAGGGCGTTGCGCATCACCCCCGCCACGGCCGGCTCTGTGAGGTTGTCGAGGATGGGCTTGTCGTACTCGTCGATGAGCACGACCACCCGGCGGCCCGTGCGGTCGTGCAGGGTCTCGATGAGGTCAGCGAGGCGCCCGCGCGGATCGGGAAACCGCTGCGACAGACCGTGCTCGTGCTCCAGGCGCGAGAGCTGCTTGTGCAGCCCTGCTGCCAGGTCCTCCCGGGTCTCGAACACCCCGTCGCCCAGGCTGAGCCGCACCACCGGGTGCGTCACCGACCAGTCCCAGTGCGCCTCGGCGTGCAGCCCCGCGAACAGCGCCCGGTTCCCCTCGAACAGCTCTTTGAACGTGTCGAGCAGCAGGCTCTTGCCGAACCGGCGGGGCCGCGAGAGGAAGTAGTGCGTCCCCTGCTCGATCAGGCGCAACACAAAAGGCGTCTTGTCGACGTAGTAGTAGGCCTCCTCGCGGATCTTCGCGAAGGTCTGGATCCCGATCGGGAGCTTCTTGCGTTGCATGCCGCCTCCGGCCCGATCTTAGCACGGGGGGGGAGGCCCCGCCCCGGGGGCAACACCG from Candidatus Sericytochromatia bacterium includes:
- a CDS encoding AAA family ATPase, which translates into the protein MQRKKLPIGIQTFAKIREEAYYYVDKTPFVLRLIEQGTHYFLSRPRRFGKSLLLDTFKELFEGNRALFAGLHAEAHWDWSVTHPVVRLSLGDGVFETREDLAAGLHKQLSRLEHEHGLSQRFPDPRGRLADLIETLHDRTGRRVVVLIDEYDKPILDNLTEPAVAGVMRNALRDLYAVLKGADAHLRFVFITGVSKFSKVSLFSGLNNLRDITLSPEYSALCGYQDHDVDTVFAPELEGLEREELRRWYNGYNWMGEAVYNPFDLLLLFQERQFRPFWFETGTPTFLVDHLAKHRFFTPDLARLTSSAELLGAFDVDRIEPEALLWQAGYLTIQASHEVSKGLWFYTLGYPNREVESALNASLLLPYGVPLRASGEARSRLPGLLAAGDMAGLEAHLHALFASIPHDWHRNNPLAQYEGFYASVFYSHLAALGLDTRVEDATNKGRIDLALRLDDRSRPSLASAESAHPWASNRSRPSLTSAESAHPWASRVYLFEFKVVEQVPEGRALAQLQARGYAEKYRAPGVTVTLVGIEFSREQRNLVGFEVAEG